In Chitinophagaceae bacterium, the genomic window GAAGATTTATTGAATAACACAATTGCTAAAATTAAGGATTACGCCAAAAACAAAAACTACGATTGCCTTATAGGAATAAGCGGCGGTGTGGACAGCAGCTATGTGGCTTACCTTGCACATAAAGCCGGCCTTAGGGCATTATGTGTGCATTTTGATAATGGCTGGAACAGTGAACTTGCGGTTGCCAATATTGAAAATATAGTAAGCAAACTTGGCTTTGATTTATATACTTATGTAATTAACTGGGAAGAATTTAAAGACCTTCAACTGGCTTATCTCAAAGCATCGGTAGTGGATATTGAA contains:
- a CDS encoding 7-cyano-7-deazaguanine synthase; translated protein: MEDKQIVSCNQCILTSKEDPNLVLDEKGICNYCHLYLDEVKLQIKTGKEGEDLLNNTIAKIKDYAKNKNYDCLIGISGGVDSSYVAYLAHKAGLRALCVHFDNGWNSELAVANIENIVSKLGFDLYTYVINWEEFKDLQLAYLKASVVDIERSRHSCRYV